In the Chryseobacterium sp. MYb264 genome, one interval contains:
- the nuoF gene encoding NADH-quinone oxidoreductase subunit NuoF has protein sequence MSKKLLLKDAHIEGIRYFETYRKQGGYTAAEKALKMTPEEILEEVKVSGLRGRGGAGFPTGMKWSFLAKPEGVPRHLVVNADESEPGTFKDRYLMEFLPHLLIEGMLISSYTLGSNTSYIYIRGEYSWIPDILEEAIEEAKAAGFLGKNILGTGYDLEIYVQRGGGAYICGEETALLESLEGKRGNPRLKPPFPAVKGLWERPTVVNNVESIAAIVPIIDITGAEYAKIGVGRSTGTKLISACGNINKPGVYEIDMTITVEEFIYSDEYCGGIKDGKKLKACIPGGSSVPIVPANLLLKTVNGEPRYMNYESLADGGFATGTMMGSGGFIVLDEDQCVVEHTMTLARFYNHESCGQCTPCREGTGWMYKILKKIEKGEGKMEDIDLLWDIQRKIEGNTICPLGDAAAWPVAAAIRHFRDEFEWHIKNPELSQTQNYGLGNYADPIPAVEKNA, from the coding sequence ATGAGTAAAAAACTTTTACTTAAAGACGCACATATAGAAGGTATCCGCTACTTTGAAACATACCGTAAACAGGGAGGTTACACCGCAGCTGAAAAAGCCTTGAAAATGACACCCGAAGAAATTTTGGAAGAGGTTAAGGTTTCCGGGCTTCGTGGTCGTGGTGGAGCTGGATTCCCAACCGGGATGAAATGGAGCTTTTTGGCAAAACCAGAAGGCGTGCCGAGACACTTGGTGGTCAATGCCGATGAATCTGAACCAGGAACATTCAAAGACAGATATTTGATGGAATTTCTTCCTCATTTATTGATTGAAGGAATGCTTATTTCATCGTATACTTTAGGTTCAAATACTTCTTATATCTACATCCGTGGAGAATATTCCTGGATCCCGGATATTTTGGAAGAGGCTATTGAAGAAGCTAAAGCAGCAGGATTTTTAGGTAAAAATATTTTAGGAACAGGTTACGATTTAGAAATTTACGTTCAAAGAGGTGGCGGAGCATATATTTGTGGTGAAGAAACTGCATTGCTTGAATCTCTTGAAGGTAAAAGAGGAAATCCGAGACTAAAACCGCCATTCCCGGCTGTAAAAGGACTTTGGGAAAGACCAACGGTTGTAAATAACGTTGAATCTATCGCGGCAATTGTTCCGATCATTGATATTACAGGAGCTGAATACGCTAAAATTGGAGTTGGAAGATCTACAGGAACGAAATTAATTTCTGCTTGTGGAAACATCAACAAACCGGGAGTGTATGAAATCGATATGACCATTACCGTTGAAGAATTTATTTATTCTGACGAGTATTGTGGCGGTATTAAAGACGGAAAAAAACTGAAAGCTTGTATCCCTGGAGGAAGCTCAGTTCCGATTGTTCCTGCTAATTTATTATTAAAAACCGTAAACGGAGAACCTAGATATATGAACTATGAATCATTGGCGGATGGTGGTTTTGCTACCGGAACGATGATGGGTTCAGGAGGTTTCATCGTATTAGATGAAGACCAGTGTGTAGTAGAGCATACGATGACATTGGCGAGATTCTATAATCACGAAAGTTGCGGACAATGTACTCCTTGCCGTGAAGGAACGGGATGGATGTACAAGATTTTGAAAAAAATCGAGAAAGGAGAAGGAAAAATGGAAGATATCGATCTACTTTGGGATATCCAGAGAAAAATCGAAGGAAATACCATCTGTCCATTGGGTGATGCAGCGGCTTGGCCTGTTGCAGCAGCTATTCGTCACTTCAGAGACGAATTTGAATGGCATATCAAAAACCCTGAGTTGTCTCAGACACAAAATTACGGATTGGGCAATTATGCAGACCCGATCCCTGCGGTTGAAAAAAACGCTTAA
- a CDS encoding NADH-quinone oxidoreductase subunit NuoE family protein, with translation MSETIAFKPESLAQVHKIIARYPEGRQKSALLPVLHVAQKEFGGWLDVPVMDYVAELLSIKPIEVYEVATFYTMFNMKPVGKYVLEVCRTGPCMVCGSEKILDHIRTKLNIKDGQTTEDGMFTLKPAECLGACGYAPMMQLGKFFHENLTIEKVDEILDLCREGQVDLG, from the coding sequence ATGAGCGAAACAATAGCTTTTAAACCGGAAAGTTTAGCACAGGTACACAAAATTATCGCAAGATATCCTGAAGGAAGACAAAAGTCTGCTCTTCTTCCTGTACTTCACGTGGCACAGAAAGAATTCGGAGGATGGTTAGACGTTCCTGTGATGGATTATGTTGCAGAATTATTGAGTATTAAGCCAATTGAAGTATATGAAGTGGCAACTTTCTATACGATGTTCAACATGAAGCCGGTTGGTAAATATGTTTTGGAAGTTTGCAGAACGGGGCCTTGTATGGTTTGCGGAAGCGAAAAAATCCTTGATCATATCAGAACAAAACTGAACATTAAAGACGGACAAACTACGGAAGACGGAATGTTCACCTTAAAACCTGCTGAATGTTTGGGTGCTTGTGGATATGCTCCGATGATGCAGTTAGGAAAATTCTTTCATGAAAATTTAACGATAGAAAAAGTTGACGAAATCCTTGATCTTTGCAGAGAAGGACAGGTTGATTTGGGCTAA
- a CDS encoding NADH-quinone oxidoreductase subunit D, protein MKDNSLSNILNQYDSKEQIDGQLYTLNLGPTHPATHGIFQNILTMDGERILHAEQTVGYIHRAFEKISERRNYSQITTLTDRMNYCSAPINNIGWHMTVEKLIGVKVPKRVDYMRVILMELARIGDHLICNGVTGMDSGAITGLTYMFIERERIYDMYEQICGARMTTNMGRIGGFERDFTPKFHELLKDFLKTFPPRFKEFCTLLERNRIFMDRTIGAGAISAERALSYGFTGPNLRAAGVDYDVRVAQPYSSYEDFDFIIPVGTAGDTYDRFMVRQQEIWESLKIINQAYDNLPEGPFHADVPDFYLPEKADVYQKMEALIYHFKIVMGETDVPKGEVYHAVEGGNGELGFYLVSDGGRSPYRLHFRRPCFIYYQAYPEMITGSVISDAIVTMCSMNIIAGELDA, encoded by the coding sequence ATGAAAGATAACTCATTATCTAATATACTAAACCAGTACGACAGTAAGGAGCAAATTGACGGACAATTATACACCCTCAATTTAGGACCCACTCACCCTGCAACGCACGGAATTTTCCAGAATATCTTAACGATGGATGGAGAAAGAATCCTTCACGCTGAGCAAACCGTTGGGTATATCCACAGAGCATTTGAGAAAATTTCTGAAAGAAGAAACTACTCTCAGATTACTACCCTTACCGACCGTATGAATTACTGTTCTGCACCGATTAATAACATTGGTTGGCACATGACAGTGGAGAAGCTAATCGGCGTTAAAGTTCCAAAGCGTGTAGATTATATGCGTGTTATTTTAATGGAATTAGCAAGAATCGGTGACCACCTTATCTGTAACGGTGTAACCGGGATGGACTCCGGAGCAATTACTGGTCTTACCTATATGTTCATCGAAAGAGAACGTATTTATGATATGTATGAGCAGATCTGCGGAGCGAGAATGACGACCAATATGGGAAGAATCGGAGGTTTTGAAAGAGATTTCACCCCAAAATTCCATGAGTTATTAAAGGATTTCCTTAAAACTTTCCCACCAAGATTTAAAGAATTCTGTACTTTATTAGAAAGAAACAGAATTTTTATGGACAGAACCATCGGAGCGGGAGCAATCTCTGCGGAAAGAGCTTTAAGCTACGGTTTCACAGGTCCAAACTTACGTGCAGCAGGTGTAGATTATGATGTAAGAGTTGCACAACCTTATTCTTCTTATGAAGATTTCGATTTCATCATTCCGGTAGGAACTGCAGGAGATACTTACGACCGTTTCATGGTTCGTCAGCAGGAAATCTGGGAATCACTAAAAATTATCAACCAAGCATACGACAATCTTCCAGAAGGGCCATTCCATGCGGATGTTCCGGATTTTTATCTTCCTGAAAAGGCAGATGTTTATCAAAAAATGGAAGCTTTGATTTACCATTTCAAAATTGTAATGGGAGAAACAGATGTGCCTAAAGGTGAAGTTTACCACGCTGTAGAAGGTGGAAACGGAGAATTAGGATTTTATTTGGTGAGTGATGGTGGAAGAAGTCCTTACAGACTGCACTTCAGAAGACCATGTTTTATCTACTACCAGGCGTATCCTGAGATGATTACAGGTTCTGTAATCTCTGATGCAATCGTTACGATGTGTAGTATGAATATTATTGCGGGAGAATTAGACGCATAA
- a CDS encoding NADH-quinone oxidoreductase subunit C, whose protein sequence is MTNEFVLEAITREFPESVIESSEPYGMLTIEVKKEDIKKIIHYLKDSSLEFNFLTDICGIHYPEFPEKEIGVVYHLHNMMANFRLRLKIFMSRENIEVDSLVELYAGANWMERETFDFYGIKFKGHPDLRAILNMEDLGYHPMLKEYRLEDGTRTDKNDSMFGR, encoded by the coding sequence ATGACAAACGAATTTGTATTAGAAGCAATCACAAGAGAATTTCCGGAATCTGTAATCGAAAGTTCAGAACCGTATGGAATGCTGACGATCGAGGTGAAGAAAGAAGATATCAAGAAGATTATTCATTATCTTAAAGATTCATCATTAGAATTTAACTTCCTTACAGATATTTGTGGAATCCATTACCCAGAATTCCCTGAAAAAGAAATAGGCGTTGTTTATCATTTGCATAATATGATGGCTAATTTCAGATTGCGTCTGAAGATCTTTATGTCCAGAGAAAATATCGAAGTTGATTCTTTAGTAGAATTATACGCCGGAGCTAACTGGATGGAAAGGGAAACTTTTGATTTCTACGGAATTAAATTTAAAGGGCACCCAGATCTTAGAGCTATTTTAAATATGGAAGATCTTGGATACCACCCAATGTTGAAGGAATATCGTTTGGAAGACGGAACCAGAACCGACAAGAACGACAGCATGTTCGGAAGATAA
- a CDS encoding NADH-quinone oxidoreductase subunit B: MSDNKPVIRTDAPAPEGFEGEGFFATKLSSVIGMARKFSLWPLPFATSCCGIEFMATLNPTYDASRFGMERNSFSPRQADMLMVCGTISKKLGPVLKEVYTQMAEPKWVVAVGACASSGGIFDTYSVLQGIDKIIPVDVYVPGCPPRPEQIIEGVMQVQALVESESIRRRDLPEYQKLLDSYNISN; the protein is encoded by the coding sequence ATGTCAGACAACAAACCAGTAATAAGAACAGATGCACCTGCTCCGGAAGGATTTGAAGGAGAAGGGTTTTTCGCAACGAAACTGAGCAGTGTAATCGGGATGGCGAGGAAATTTTCACTTTGGCCTTTACCTTTTGCAACCTCTTGTTGTGGTATCGAGTTTATGGCTACCCTAAACCCAACATACGATGCTTCAAGATTTGGTATGGAAAGAAACTCTTTCTCACCAAGACAGGCAGATATGCTGATGGTTTGCGGAACTATATCAAAGAAATTAGGACCTGTCCTAAAAGAAGTTTACACTCAGATGGCTGAGCCGAAATGGGTGGTGGCTGTTGGAGCTTGTGCTTCCAGCGGTGGTATTTTTGATACGTATTCTGTATTACAAGGTATCGATAAAATTATTCCTGTAGATGTATATGTTCCAGGATGTCCTCCAAGACCGGAGCAGATTATTGAAGGAGTAATGCAGGTTCAGGCTCTCGTTGAAAGCGAAAGCATCAGAAGAAGAGATCTTCCTGAATATCAGAAATTATTAGATTCTTACAACATAAGCAACTAA
- a CDS encoding NADH-quinone oxidoreductase subunit A has product MNLPESYIPILIQAGVAVAFVAVSLLGAHFLGPKQKKGNSVKNQSWECGVPVEGNARTPFSIKYFLTAVLFVLFDIEIVFFYPYAVNFREFGMEGFLAVLTFVAIFFMAFFYVWKRGALDWDK; this is encoded by the coding sequence AAGCAGGTGTTGCGGTAGCATTCGTAGCAGTTTCTTTGCTTGGAGCGCATTTTTTAGGCCCTAAACAGAAAAAAGGAAATTCTGTAAAAAACCAAAGCTGGGAATGTGGTGTCCCGGTAGAAGGAAATGCAAGAACACCGTTTTCCATCAAATACTTTTTGACAGCGGTATTATTCGTATTATTCGATATTGAGATCGTATTTTTTTACCCATACGCTGTCAACTTCAGAGAATTCGGAATGGAAGGATTCTTGGCAGTACTTACCTTCGTGGCGATTTTCTTCATGGCATTTTTCTATGTTTGGAAACGTGGCGCTTTAGATTGGGATAAATAA